Below is a window of Nitrospirota bacterium DNA.
GGCCAGGACGAAGATGACGTGCGGGGGCGGCTCCTCCAGTGTTTTCAGCAGGGCGTTGAAGGCCGCGTTTGAGAGCATGTGGGTCTCGTCGATGATATATATCTTGTAGCGGCCCCCCGAGGGCGCGTACTTCACCCTGTCGCGGAGGTCGCGGATGTTCTCCACGCTGTTGTTGGAGGCGCCGTCTATCTCGAGAACGTCCACCGAATGACCCTCGGCGATGGCCCGGCAGGAGGGGCAGCGGCCGCAGGGGGAGGGCGTGGGACCCTCCTCACAGTTGAGGGACTTGGCCAGGATGCGGGCCGTGGAGGTCTTGCCCACTCCCCGGGGGCCCGAGAAGACATAGGCGTGGGCGGTCTTCCCCTGGGAGATGGAGTTCTTGAGAATTCGCACAATGGGCGTCTGCCCGATGAGCTGGTCGAAGCCCTGGGGCCTCCACTTTCTTGCCAGTACGAGGTAGCTCATGCCCTTGGCCGTCCCGCAACAGGCGCCAGTTGCGCCCTGCAGCCAGGCAGCGGCTTGCTGCGGCACACGGAGAGGATACTTACCGTTGCTTCCTTCCGGACCTGGCGGGGTTCATATCCATCCGTTGCGCAGGGCCGCTGCCTGACTGCAAGGGGCAACCAGGCGTGCCCGGTCTTTCGTAAAGATGGCGGAGAGGGAGGGATTTGAACCCTCGGTGAAGCTATAAACTCCACACGCGATTTCCAGTCGCGCTCCTTCAGCCGCTCGGACACCTCTCCAAATAAAGCATTTAATTTCAATAGGTTAAATATTATATCATTATCCCCGCCTTCTTTGTCAAAGGAAACCTCGCACGGAGCCTCAGCGCCCCCCGGCGAAGGCCTCCAGGGCCTCGTCCCTGGGCAGGCGAGGGGCGTTCCGGTACTTGGGGGAGAAGTGGATGGGCACCAGTGTCTTCACCCCCGCCTCCCGGGCCAGCCTCCCCGCCATGGCCGCCGTCAGGTGATGCCTCTCCCTGGCGCGGCCGCGGTCCTCATCGAGGAAGTAGGCCTCGCAGTAAAGGACGTGGGAGCCCGCCACCAAGGACTCTATTCTAGCCAGGTTGTCCCCCGTGGGGGAGGCATCGGTGGCAAAGGAGATTTTCTGCCCCTCGGTGATGAGGACGGCCCGGCGAAGATCCGCAAGCCTCCAGGGCCGTCCCGCTACCTCCAGCTTCGTGTCATCGCCGGCCCCTCGACGGATGAGCGCCTTCAGCTCGCTGAGCCAGGGGCCCACGGGAAGACCCATCTCCTCGAGGGCGGCCTTGTCGATGTTTATGTGGATGTCTTCCTCGAGGGCATATGCCACGCTGTCTGTGTCGTGCTCAAGGACGGCGGCCCGTACCCGGAAACTCTCCTCCCTGAGGAGAGAGCCGTCGAAGGGACGCTCTCCCCGGTCTTCCCTGCGGAAGCGGGCCCGGGCCGAGAAGCGGGACGCCCGGACGGAGCCGTCCTCGATGGCGAAGGCCTCGATGACCAGCGGATACTGCTCCACCAGGTTCCAGGTGTAGCCCCTCAGCTTCCCCTCCACGCACTCGATGAGATTGCGGGGACCGAAGACCCGCAAGGGCGCCTCTCTCCTCAAGAGGGCCCTGAGCACGGTGTCGAACCCGATGAAGTGGTCTATGTGCGTATGGCTTATGAACACGTCGGAGAGCTTGAGGAGGTCGGCCTGGCCGAGCCTGCCCAGGTTTCCGGCGTCGAAGAGAAAGGCCCTTCTCTCCCGGAGAAACCGGACGTAAAGGCAGGGGTCCTCGAAGGGGCCGTTGACCAGTCGGTGGTGGAATGAAGGCTTCATGGAGAAATTATAACCGATATGTTGCGGGTCTGTGGCTAGATGTGCTTATAAAACAGCATCTTATAAGGCGATTCCCCTGCCTCAGGCGTCATCGCCCCGAGCGGAGGGCGACACGGGGCGCACATTGTGCCCACGGCTTTCGCTGGACGAATTCCGTGCCGTTAAAGCCTTACGCCTCTTTCTTTGAGCGACTTCGGGTCCACCCCGGAAGACGTAAGGAGCTTCATTATCTTGTTTCTGGGAGGGATGTTATATACGAAGAGGCCGAGAACAAGAAGGACCGCGAACATTTTTATCCCACTCTGCCTC
It encodes the following:
- a CDS encoding ribonuclease Z (member of metallo-beta-lactamase family; the purified enzyme from Escherichia coli forms dimeric zinc phosphodiesterase; in Bacillus subtilis this protein is a 3'-tRNA processing endoribonuclease and is essential while in Escherichia coli it is not; associates with two zinc ions), whose translation is MKPSFHHRLVNGPFEDPCLYVRFLRERRAFLFDAGNLGRLGQADLLKLSDVFISHTHIDHFIGFDTVLRALLRREAPLRVFGPRNLIECVEGKLRGYTWNLVEQYPLVIEAFAIEDGSVRASRFSARARFRREDRGERPFDGSLLREESFRVRAAVLEHDTDSVAYALEEDIHINIDKAALEEMGLPVGPWLSELKALIRRGAGDDTKLEVAGRPWRLADLRRAVLITEGQKISFATDASPTGDNLARIESLVAGSHVLYCEAYFLDEDRGRARERHHLTAAMAGRLAREAGVKTLVPIHFSPKYRNAPRLPRDEALEAFAGGR